A window of Ignicoccus hospitalis KIN4/I contains these coding sequences:
- the folE gene encoding GTP cyclohydrolase I: protein MEENVLEVAIKKFLEEMGEDPSRPGLSETPERYVRALRELFKGLETPKPELKTFKTEYLLGENDLIVVKNVSFSSLCEHHLLPILGRASIVYHPKRDEVIGLSKIPRIVKWLAKRPMLQERFTAMIADEIMKAGARGVYVLVRAKHSCVAVRGVEDPDVEMITEAVRGTLEANPSLLERARKLVLD from the coding sequence ATGGAAGAGAACGTCTTGGAGGTTGCTATCAAAAAGTTCTTAGAAGAAATGGGCGAAGACCCCAGCAGGCCGGGCTTGAGCGAAACCCCCGAGAGGTACGTGAGGGCTCTTAGAGAGCTCTTCAAAGGCTTGGAGACCCCCAAGCCTGAGCTGAAGACCTTCAAGACCGAGTACCTCCTCGGGGAGAACGACCTAATAGTAGTCAAGAACGTGTCTTTCAGCTCCTTGTGCGAACATCACTTGCTGCCCATACTGGGCAGAGCTTCCATCGTGTACCACCCCAAGAGGGACGAGGTGATCGGTTTGAGCAAGATACCGAGGATAGTGAAGTGGTTAGCCAAGAGGCCTATGTTGCAAGAGAGGTTCACGGCCATGATTGCCGACGAGATAATGAAGGCCGGCGCGAGGGGCGTTTACGTCCTAGTTAGGGCGAAGCACTCTTGCGTAGCGGTTAGGGGGGTGGAGGACCCGGACGTGGAAATGATTACGGAGGCGGTGAGGGGCACTTTGGAGGCGAACCCGAGCTTGTTAGAAAGGGCAAGAAAACTTGTGTTAGACTAA